A stretch of the Polluticoccus soli genome encodes the following:
- a CDS encoding HAMP domain-containing protein, whose product MSTQRKSTTKTTRKAARPVAEEVVTLPKKNSPKRGKSKTPTSSGPTKGVPKPKTKGKVLNGKLGEKAMNGKHEELNGAGYESGYDSRPSDNLYKELLKVLTEVRNGNFDVRMPIDQVGISGKICDTLNDIISLNEKMTQEFTRASNTIGKQGKLNHRIELPFAKGNWSTGVDSLNTLISDLVHPTIEIAGVISSVAKGNLSQQMPTQIGDHLLQGEFARIAKEVNDMVKQLNLFSMEVTRVALEVGTEGKLGGQAKVKGVGGVWKDLTDSVNQMASNLTAQVRNIADVTTAVAKGDLSKKITVDVKGEILELKNTINTMVDQLNSFSSEVTRVALEVGTEGKLGGQAQVKGVAGTWKDLTDSVNQMASNLTGQVRNIAEVTTAVAKGDLSRKITVDVKGEILELKNTINTMVDQLNSFSAEVTRVAREVGSEGKLGGQAKVKGVGGVWKDLTDSVNQMASNLTAQVRNIADVTTAVANGDLSKKITVDVQGEIAELKNTINTMVDQLNSFGSEVTRVAREVGSEGKLGGQATVEGVGGVWKDLTDSVNMMASNLTNQVRNIAEVTTAVANGDLSKKITVDVQGEIAELKNTINTMVDQLNSFGSEVTRVAREVGSEGKLGGQATVRGAGGMWKDLTDSVNQMASNLTSQVRNIADVTTAVANGDLSKKITVDVQGEILELKNTINTMVDQLNSFASEVTRVALEVGTEGKLGGQAKVKGVGGVWKGLTDSVNQMASNLTGQVRNIAEVTTAVANGDLSKKITVNVEGEILELKNTINTMVDQLNSFASEVTRVALEVGTEGKLGGQAKVQGVGGTWKDLTDSVNQMASNLTAQVRNIAEVTTAVAKGDLSRKITVDVKGEILELKNTINTMVDQLNSFGSEVTRVAREVGSEGKLGGQADVPGVGGTWKDLTDSVNKMASNLTAQVRNIAEVTTAVANGDLSRKIEVDVKGEILELKNTINTMVEQLRAFASEVTRVAREVGTEGKLGGQAHVPGVGGTWKDLTDSVNQMAGNLTDQVRNIADVAIAVANGDMSRKITVDVRGEILQLKETLNTMVDQLRAFASEVTRVAREVGTDGKLGGQAFVPGVAGIWKDLTDSVNQMTGNLTSQVRNIAEVTKAVASGDLSKKVTIDVKGEIFDLKNTINTMVDQLNSFAFEVTRVAREVGTEGKLGGQAEVKGVAGTWKDLTDSVNMMASNLTNQVRGIAKVVTSVATGNLKQKLSINSRGEVAQLTDTINEMIDTLAVFADQVTTVAREVGVEGRLGGQANVPGASGIWKNLTENVNQLAENLTTQVRAISEVASAVTKGDLTRMIRVEAKGEVEELKDTINQMIANLKETTLRNQEQDWLKSNLAKFTQMLQGQKDLNTVTRRILSELAQVVNAQHGMFYILEQDEELENRKLKLFAGYAFNQEISMSKEFALGEGLVGQVAMTKERIMLTNVPKNYIKIKSGLGQATPLNLIVLPVLFEKDIKAVIELASFDTFSETHLDFLSQLTESIGIVLNTIETNSRTEHLLEQSQSLAEELRRTNEELQDKAHLLVKQKEEVEAKNKEVEEARKSLEEKAEQLTLTSKYKSEFLANMSHELRTPLNSLLILAQQLFENNEGNLTEKQIRYAKTIHSCGDDLIQLINDILDLSKIESGYISADFINVRFNEITSFVETTFKHVSESKSLKFGIDIDNDLPDIIETDVQRLNQILKNLLSNAFKFTEKGEVKFRIYKANKNWKPGNPSLDNAKQVVAFEIRDSGIGISKDKQNIIFEAFQQAEGSTSRKYGGTGLGLSISRGLADLLGGSIELDSEVGAGSIFTLFLPMEYNPNLVKKEKQSTLAISEYELAQNDEKLSIQTVPTVKLPERDLDGVNELINEKGDDRNNIVSSDKIVLVVEDDIRFAKIMIDKAHEKDLKVVIASSFGEVFELVNKYNPIAVTLDVKLPDASGWKILDLFKNDMNFRHIPVHLISGEENRLLAMKRGARSFHLKPLKNEALSVLFDDIVEFNARTPKKLLIIEDNELDSSQIAKVLDNDGLVDITIASTGKEGLALIKENVYDCVIVDYMLPDVSGFDFVMEIHGAKKMQMTPIIIYSAKDFTSRERTQLKQFANRVLLKSVNSLELLLEETVMHLHLNHKDLQPEKRKMIESLRLREDVLSGKNILVVDDDVRNLFALTTAFEKYNINTITAESGQEAINILNENNNIDMVLMDIMMPEMDGYETTGKIRREHKNTNLPIIAVTAKAMKGDREKCIEAGASDYITKPVKIDQLLSLMRVWLYK is encoded by the coding sequence ATGAGTACACAGCGCAAAAGCACAACGAAAACCACCCGAAAAGCGGCACGTCCGGTAGCAGAGGAAGTCGTGACGCTGCCAAAGAAGAATTCCCCAAAACGGGGAAAATCAAAAACCCCAACCTCATCCGGGCCCACTAAAGGTGTACCCAAACCCAAGACCAAAGGGAAGGTCTTGAACGGTAAACTCGGTGAAAAGGCCATGAACGGCAAACACGAAGAACTGAATGGTGCGGGGTATGAATCGGGTTATGACAGTCGACCGTCAGACAACTTGTATAAGGAACTTCTGAAAGTACTCACAGAGGTTCGAAACGGTAATTTCGATGTCCGCATGCCCATCGACCAGGTGGGTATCAGTGGTAAGATCTGCGATACACTCAACGACATAATTTCTCTTAACGAAAAGATGACCCAGGAGTTTACCCGTGCCAGTAACACGATCGGCAAGCAGGGTAAACTGAATCACCGCATCGAGCTGCCATTTGCCAAGGGCAACTGGAGTACCGGTGTAGATTCTCTCAATACACTTATTTCTGATCTTGTTCACCCGACTATTGAGATCGCAGGTGTGATCAGCTCGGTGGCGAAAGGTAACCTGTCGCAACAGATGCCTACGCAAATAGGTGATCACCTGTTACAGGGTGAGTTTGCGCGTATTGCCAAAGAGGTGAACGACATGGTGAAGCAGCTGAACCTGTTCTCGATGGAGGTGACCCGCGTGGCCCTCGAAGTGGGTACAGAAGGTAAGCTAGGTGGACAGGCGAAAGTAAAAGGTGTAGGTGGTGTATGGAAAGACCTTACCGACTCGGTGAACCAGATGGCCTCGAACCTGACGGCCCAGGTGCGTAACATCGCCGATGTGACGACCGCGGTGGCGAAAGGTGACCTGTCGAAGAAGATCACGGTGGACGTAAAAGGAGAGATCCTTGAGCTGAAGAATACGATCAACACGATGGTGGATCAGCTCAACTCATTCTCGTCAGAGGTAACGCGTGTGGCCCTCGAGGTGGGCACAGAAGGTAAGCTGGGTGGACAAGCACAAGTAAAAGGTGTTGCAGGTACATGGAAAGATCTAACCGACTCGGTGAACCAGATGGCCTCGAACCTGACAGGCCAGGTGCGTAACATCGCTGAGGTAACGACAGCGGTGGCGAAAGGTGACTTGTCGCGCAAAATTACGGTGGACGTAAAGGGAGAGATCCTCGAGCTGAAGAACACGATCAATACGATGGTGGATCAGCTGAACTCGTTCTCTGCCGAGGTAACGCGTGTGGCGCGTGAGGTGGGTTCTGAAGGTAAGTTGGGTGGCCAGGCGAAAGTAAAAGGTGTGGGTGGTGTATGGAAAGATCTTACAGACTCGGTAAACCAGATGGCCTCGAACCTGACGGCCCAGGTGCGTAACATTGCTGATGTAACGACCGCGGTGGCAAATGGTGACCTTTCTAAGAAAATTACGGTGGACGTTCAGGGTGAGATCGCTGAACTGAAAAATACGATCAACACGATGGTGGATCAGCTGAACTCATTCGGTTCGGAGGTAACGCGTGTGGCCCGTGAGGTGGGTTCTGAAGGTAAGCTCGGTGGACAGGCAACGGTGGAAGGTGTAGGTGGTGTATGGAAAGACCTGACCGACTCGGTGAACATGATGGCCTCAAACCTGACGAACCAGGTGCGTAACATTGCCGAGGTAACAACGGCCGTGGCCAATGGTGATCTATCCAAGAAGATCACGGTGGATGTACAAGGTGAGATCGCCGAGCTGAAGAACACGATCAACACGATGGTGGATCAGCTGAACTCATTTGGTTCGGAGGTAACGCGTGTGGCCCGTGAGGTGGGTTCGGAAGGTAAGCTGGGTGGACAGGCGACGGTACGTGGTGCCGGTGGTATGTGGAAAGACCTGACCGATTCAGTGAACCAGATGGCGTCGAACCTGACATCACAGGTACGTAACATCGCCGATGTAACGACCGCGGTGGCGAATGGTGACCTTTCTAAGAAAATTACGGTGGACGTTCAGGGTGAGATCCTTGAACTGAAGAATACGATCAATACGATGGTGGACCAGCTGAACTCGTTCGCATCCGAGGTGACCCGCGTGGCGCTAGAGGTGGGTACGGAAGGTAAGCTGGGTGGCCAGGCGAAAGTGAAGGGTGTAGGTGGTGTATGGAAAGGATTAACCGACTCGGTGAACCAGATGGCCTCGAACCTTACCGGCCAGGTGCGTAACATTGCCGAGGTAACGACAGCGGTGGCGAATGGTGACCTTTCGAAAAAAATTACCGTAAACGTAGAAGGCGAGATCCTCGAGTTGAAGAATACGATCAACACGATGGTGGATCAGCTGAACTCGTTCGCATCCGAGGTAACCCGTGTGGCCCTCGAGGTGGGTACGGAAGGTAAGCTGGGTGGACAGGCGAAGGTGCAGGGTGTTGGTGGTACATGGAAAGATCTAACCGACTCGGTGAACCAGATGGCCTCGAACCTGACAGCCCAGGTGCGTAACATTGCCGAGGTGACGACCGCGGTGGCGAAAGGTGACCTTTCGCGTAAGATCACGGTGGACGTTAAGGGAGAGATCCTCGAGCTGAAGAACACGATCAACACGATGGTGGATCAGCTGAACTCATTCGGTTCGGAGGTAACGCGTGTGGCCCGTGAGGTGGGTTCTGAAGGTAAGCTGGGTGGACAGGCCGACGTACCGGGTGTTGGTGGTACATGGAAAGACTTAACAGATTCTGTAAATAAAATGGCCTCGAACCTGACGGCACAGGTACGTAACATCGCCGAAGTAACAACGGCGGTTGCGAACGGTGACCTGTCGCGCAAGATCGAGGTGGATGTAAAAGGTGAGATACTTGAGCTGAAGAACACGATCAACACGATGGTGGAACAGCTCCGCGCCTTTGCCTCTGAGGTAACGCGTGTGGCCCGCGAGGTGGGTACCGAAGGTAAGCTGGGCGGCCAGGCACACGTACCGGGTGTAGGTGGTACATGGAAAGATCTTACGGACTCGGTGAACCAGATGGCCGGTAACCTGACCGACCAGGTACGTAACATTGCCGACGTGGCTATCGCGGTGGCGAATGGTGACATGTCGCGTAAGATCACGGTGGATGTGCGTGGTGAGATCCTGCAACTTAAAGAAACGCTGAATACGATGGTGGATCAGCTCCGCGCCTTCGCCTCGGAGGTAACGCGTGTGGCCCGCGAGGTGGGTACCGATGGTAAGCTGGGTGGACAGGCCTTCGTACCGGGTGTGGCTGGTATCTGGAAAGACCTTACCGATTCGGTGAACCAGATGACGGGTAACCTGACATCGCAGGTACGTAACATTGCCGAGGTGACGAAGGCTGTGGCATCAGGTGACCTTTCTAAGAAAGTAACCATCGACGTAAAAGGTGAGATATTCGATCTGAAGAACACGATCAATACGATGGTGGATCAGCTGAACTCCTTCGCCTTCGAGGTAACGCGTGTGGCGCGTGAGGTGGGTACGGAAGGTAAGCTGGGTGGCCAGGCCGAGGTGAAAGGTGTGGCCGGTACCTGGAAAGATCTTACCGACTCGGTGAACATGATGGCCTCGAACCTGACGAACCAGGTACGTGGTATCGCGAAGGTTGTGACCTCGGTAGCAACCGGTAACCTGAAACAAAAACTGTCGATCAACTCACGTGGTGAGGTGGCGCAGCTGACTGATACGATCAACGAAATGATCGATACGCTGGCGGTATTTGCCGACCAGGTAACTACCGTGGCCCGCGAGGTGGGTGTTGAAGGTAGGCTGGGTGGACAGGCGAACGTGCCGGGTGCATCTGGTATCTGGAAGAACCTCACAGAGAACGTGAACCAGCTGGCGGAAAACCTGACGACACAGGTGCGTGCGATATCCGAAGTTGCCTCGGCGGTAACAAAGGGTGACCTTACCCGGATGATCCGCGTGGAAGCGAAAGGTGAGGTGGAAGAACTGAAGGATACGATCAACCAGATGATCGCCAACCTGAAAGAGACAACACTAAGGAACCAGGAGCAAGACTGGCTGAAATCGAACCTCGCCAAGTTCACCCAGATGCTGCAAGGTCAGAAAGACCTGAATACGGTAACACGCCGTATCCTCTCGGAGCTGGCGCAGGTGGTGAACGCGCAACATGGTATGTTCTACATACTGGAGCAGGACGAAGAACTGGAAAACAGGAAGCTCAAACTGTTTGCAGGTTATGCCTTCAACCAGGAAATATCCATGTCGAAAGAGTTTGCTTTGGGCGAAGGACTGGTAGGACAGGTGGCAATGACGAAAGAGCGTATCATGCTAACGAACGTTCCAAAGAACTATATCAAGATAAAATCAGGTTTGGGACAGGCAACGCCGCTTAACCTGATCGTACTGCCGGTATTGTTCGAGAAAGATATTAAAGCGGTAATTGAGCTGGCATCGTTCGATACCTTTAGTGAAACGCACTTAGACTTCTTAAGTCAGCTGACAGAAAGTATCGGTATCGTATTGAATACGATCGAGACCAACTCGCGTACAGAGCACCTGCTTGAACAATCACAATCTCTGGCTGAAGAGCTACGTCGTACGAACGAAGAGCTGCAGGATAAAGCGCACCTCCTGGTTAAACAAAAAGAAGAGGTGGAAGCGAAGAACAAGGAGGTGGAAGAAGCGCGTAAATCGTTGGAAGAGAAGGCTGAACAGCTGACACTTACATCTAAATATAAATCAGAGTTCCTTGCCAACATGTCGCACGAGTTGCGTACGCCACTGAACTCGCTGCTGATCCTCGCGCAACAGCTGTTTGAGAATAATGAAGGTAACCTGACCGAAAAACAGATACGTTACGCGAAGACTATCCACAGTTGTGGTGATGACCTGATACAATTGATCAACGATATCCTCGATCTTTCGAAGATCGAATCGGGTTATATCTCCGCCGACTTCATCAATGTTCGCTTTAACGAGATCACATCGTTTGTGGAAACAACGTTCAAGCACGTATCTGAAAGTAAGAGCCTCAAATTCGGTATTGACATCGACAACGATCTGCCGGATATCATTGAGACCGACGTGCAACGTCTTAACCAGATACTTAAGAATCTGCTATCTAATGCCTTCAAATTCACGGAAAAAGGCGAGGTTAAGTTCAGGATCTATAAAGCAAATAAGAATTGGAAACCGGGTAACCCAAGTCTCGACAATGCCAAGCAAGTTGTGGCATTCGAGATCAGGGACTCAGGTATTGGTATCTCTAAGGACAAGCAAAACATCATCTTCGAAGCCTTCCAGCAGGCAGAAGGTTCTACCAGCCGTAAGTATGGTGGTACCGGTCTGGGGCTATCGATCAGCCGCGGTCTTGCCGACCTGTTAGGAGGTTCAATTGAACTGGATAGTGAAGTAGGAGCGGGCAGTATATTCACCCTCTTCCTGCCAATGGAATACAATCCGAACCTGGTTAAGAAAGAAAAACAAAGCACGCTCGCCATCAGCGAATACGAGCTGGCGCAAAACGATGAAAAGCTGTCGATACAAACAGTACCTACAGTGAAACTTCCGGAGCGCGACCTGGATGGTGTGAATGAGCTGATCAATGAAAAAGGCGATGACCGCAATAACATCGTAAGTTCTGATAAGATCGTGCTGGTGGTAGAAGATGATATTCGTTTTGCGAAGATCATGATCGATAAGGCCCATGAGAAAGATCTGAAGGTGGTGATCGCTTCAAGCTTTGGTGAAGTGTTTGAATTAGTAAACAAATACAACCCAATTGCTGTGACACTTGATGTGAAACTTCCGGATGCGAGTGGCTGGAAGATACTTGACCTCTTCAAGAATGACATGAACTTCAGGCATATCCCTGTTCACCTGATATCGGGTGAAGAGAATAGGTTGCTGGCTATGAAGCGTGGTGCAAGAAGTTTCCATCTTAAACCGTTGAAAAATGAGGCGTTATCTGTACTGTTTGATGATATTGTTGAATTCAACGCGCGTACGCCGAAAAAGTTGCTGATCATTGAGGATAATGAACTCGATTCATCACAGATAGCTAAAGTGCTTGATAATGATGGATTAGTAGATATCACAATTGCCTCAACCGGCAAGGAAGGTTTGGCACTGATCAAAGAGAACGTATATGACTGCGTGATCGTGGACTATATGCTGCCGGATGTGAGCGGGTTTGATTTTGTTATGGAGATTCATGGTGCTAAGAAAATGCAGATGACCCCGATCATTATCTATTCGGCCAAGGACTTTACGAGTCGTGAGCGGACGCAATTGAAGCAGTTTGCCAATAGGGTGCTGTTAAAGAGCGTCAATTCACTTGAACTCTTACTTGAAGAGACGGTGATGCACCTGCATCTCAATCACAAAGACCTGCAGCCTGAAAAACGCAAAATGATCGAGAGCCTGAGGTTGCGTGAAGATGTACTGTCGGGTAAGAATATCCTGGTTGTAGATGATGACGTTCGTAACCTGTTTGCCCTGACAACGGCTTTTGAAAAGTATAATATTAATACAATAACTGCCGAAAGCGGCCAGGAGGCGATCAATATCCTGAATGAGAACAACAATATTGATATGGTGCTGATGGATATCATGATGCCTGAAATGGATGGATATGAAACAACAGGTAAGATCAGGCGCGAGCATAAGAACACAAACCTGCCAATCATCGCGGTGACCGCAAAAGCGATGAAAGGCGACAGGGAAAAATGTATAGAGGCTGGAGCTTCTGACTATATCACTAAACCAGTTAAGATAGACCAGCTGTTATCGTTAATGAGAGTTTGGCTTTATAAATAG
- a CDS encoding sensor histidine kinase: MEFFEEEIAAVPKPVNKILVVDDREDNLFSIETILDKEDYIITKANSGRAALKILLKEHDFTLILMDVQMPDLNGFETATLIYERDKLKHIPIIFITANDHGEENMFKGYQMGGVDYIYKPINPDLLRAKVSVYVELYNKNHQLMAQEQKLIAANKNLEREILERINSEEKVNRLNKQLMENINQLKVTNEELERFAYVASHDLQEPLRKIIIFGDRLVAKFRDPLGDEGQGLLERMMKASNRMQLLIKNLLAFSRSATNNNDSYQETPLNALLDGVLSDLEIQIEQKQAVFHIGELPTLYIIPGQFRQLFQNLVINALKFSKEDVPPEINIYSEKVKGMYLNDVPNAVMDQDYHRIIVKDNGIGFDQQYAEQIFTVFKRLHSFDEYEGTGIGLSICKKIIDQYNGSISAQSAINEGATFVITLPAAVTEKVPQAVQE; the protein is encoded by the coding sequence ATGGAATTTTTTGAAGAAGAAATTGCTGCTGTACCTAAGCCGGTAAATAAGATCCTCGTAGTCGATGATCGGGAAGACAACCTCTTCTCGATCGAGACTATTTTAGATAAGGAAGATTATATCATTACCAAGGCGAACTCGGGTAGGGCAGCACTTAAGATATTGTTAAAAGAGCATGACTTCACGCTGATACTGATGGACGTGCAAATGCCGGACCTTAATGGTTTCGAGACGGCAACTCTTATCTATGAGCGCGACAAGCTGAAGCACATACCCATTATATTCATTACGGCCAACGACCATGGAGAAGAGAACATGTTCAAGGGCTACCAGATGGGTGGTGTGGATTATATCTATAAGCCGATCAATCCTGACCTGCTTCGCGCAAAGGTGTCGGTGTATGTTGAGCTCTATAACAAGAACCACCAGCTGATGGCACAGGAGCAAAAGCTCATTGCCGCAAATAAGAACCTGGAGCGCGAGATACTTGAAAGGATCAATTCTGAAGAAAAGGTAAACAGGCTGAACAAGCAATTGATGGAAAACATCAACCAGCTTAAAGTTACCAACGAAGAGCTGGAACGTTTTGCCTATGTGGCTTCTCACGATCTGCAAGAGCCACTCAGGAAGATCATCATTTTCGGCGATCGCCTGGTTGCAAAGTTCAGAGACCCGTTGGGCGATGAAGGGCAGGGCCTTTTGGAAAGAATGATGAAGGCGTCGAACAGGATGCAGTTACTCATTAAGAACTTGCTCGCTTTCTCAAGGTCGGCTACCAACAATAATGACTCCTACCAGGAAACCCCTTTGAATGCATTGCTCGATGGGGTATTATCAGATCTTGAGATACAGATCGAACAGAAACAAGCGGTGTTCCATATCGGTGAGCTGCCTACACTGTACATTATACCCGGCCAATTCAGGCAGTTGTTCCAGAATCTTGTTATCAATGCACTGAAGTTTAGCAAGGAAGACGTACCGCCTGAGATCAATATCTACTCAGAGAAAGTAAAAGGTATGTACTTGAATGACGTGCCTAATGCAGTAATGGACCAGGACTATCATCGCATAATTGTAAAAGACAACGGCATCGGTTTCGATCAGCAGTATGCAGAGCAAATATTCACTGTCTTCAAGCGCCTGCATAGCTTCGATGAATATGAAGGCACAGGCATTGGCCTTTCTATATGCAAGAAGATCATAGATCAATACAACGGTAGCATAAGTGCACAGAGTGCCATAAACGAAGGCGCTACATTTGTAATAACATTGCCTGCAGCGGTCACGGAAAAGGTACCGCAGGCGGTACAGGAATAA
- the mtaB gene encoding tRNA (N(6)-L-threonylcarbamoyladenosine(37)-C(2))-methylthiotransferase MtaB has translation MKTVAFHTLGCKLNYSETSTLSRMLETDGFVKKDFEEEADVYVINTCSVTENADKECRQIVRRIQRRAPEAMVVITGCYAQLKPKEIAEIEGVDLVLGAAEKFNLARHLQDLTKGNQDKVHACEIEEVSGFHSSYSINDRTRTFLKVQDGCDYNCSFCTIPLARGHSRSDSITGVLANVQELARTGTKEIVLTGINLGDFGKGTDGGKKREESFYELVQALDEVDGIERFRISSIEPNLLTDEVIEFVAQSKKFMPHFHIPLQSGSNTILGAMRRRYRRELYADRVAKIKTLMPHCCIGVDVIVGFPGEGETEFKETFDFLHDIDVSYLHVFTYSERANTLAIDMKPVVPVHIRQERNKVLRNLSYQKMQYFSSLHTGQTRKVLFESAEKNGMMDGYTDNYIKVQTHFRNEWVNQLIDWKL, from the coding sequence ATGAAAACCGTAGCATTTCATACACTGGGCTGCAAGCTCAACTACTCCGAAACATCGACACTTAGCCGCATGCTGGAAACAGATGGCTTTGTTAAGAAGGACTTCGAGGAGGAGGCTGACGTGTATGTGATCAACACCTGCTCGGTGACCGAGAATGCTGATAAAGAATGCCGCCAGATAGTGCGCCGTATACAACGCCGTGCACCAGAGGCCATGGTCGTGATAACCGGCTGTTACGCGCAGCTGAAGCCGAAGGAAATAGCTGAGATCGAGGGCGTTGACCTGGTGTTGGGTGCAGCTGAGAAGTTCAATCTTGCCCGCCACCTGCAAGACCTTACCAAAGGCAACCAGGATAAAGTGCACGCCTGTGAGATAGAAGAAGTAAGCGGCTTTCATAGTTCCTACTCTATCAACGACCGTACACGTACCTTCCTGAAAGTGCAGGACGGTTGTGATTATAACTGCAGCTTCTGCACCATACCGTTAGCACGCGGGCATAGCCGTAGCGATAGCATTACCGGCGTACTTGCTAATGTGCAGGAACTTGCCCGCACCGGCACCAAAGAGATCGTACTTACAGGTATCAACCTCGGCGATTTCGGTAAGGGCACAGACGGTGGCAAAAAGCGTGAAGAAAGCTTCTATGAACTGGTACAGGCGCTGGACGAAGTAGACGGCATTGAACGCTTCCGCATCTCATCAATAGAGCCCAACCTGCTTACTGATGAGGTCATCGAATTCGTAGCCCAGTCGAAGAAGTTCATGCCGCATTTCCATATCCCTTTGCAAAGCGGTAGCAACACCATACTTGGTGCGATGCGTCGTCGATACAGGAGAGAACTTTATGCAGACCGAGTAGCAAAGATCAAGACCCTGATGCCGCATTGCTGCATTGGTGTAGATGTGATCGTTGGTTTCCCCGGCGAAGGCGAAACTGAATTCAAAGAAACATTTGACTTCCTTCATGATATCGATGTTTCTTACCTGCACGTCTTCACTTACTCAGAGCGCGCTAATACACTTGCCATCGACATGAAGCCAGTAGTACCTGTGCACATCCGCCAGGAACGTAATAAAGTGTTGCGCAACCTTTCTTATCAGAAGATGCAATACTTCTCATCACTACACACCGGCCAAACACGCAAAGTGTTGTTTGAAAGCGCTGAGAAGAATGGCATGATGGATGGCTACACTGATAACTACATCAAAGTGCAAACTCATTTTAGAAACGAATGGGTGAACCAGCTTATTGACTGGAAACTTTAG